The nucleotide sequence ATGGACAAACAGGCCCAGGCCGGTTTTATCTGGAAGGAACTTTTCATCAACCGATCTCCCTATAGCGAGGCGTGCCGCGGTGTGTTGACCGCGCTCGACAAGCTGGGGCTAGACGTGAAAGCGCGCGACCTCAATGCGCTGCGTGCCGGTTTCACGAATGTCGATATCGAAGCGCACGTCAACAAAGTTCTCCGCGTAGCGAACCTAACCAGCGTCGTCATGACGAACGATCCCTTCGATGCCGTTGAGCGCCCCGTTTGGGAAAGCGCGTACGAAGGCGACCCCCGGTTCCACGCGGCGTTGCGCATCGATCCGCTACTAAACGACTGGGAGAACGCGTGCCCGAAGTTACGCGAGTGGGGATACGACGTGCAACCCGAGTTGGGGCTAAAGTGCGTGCGCGAAGTGCGGCGCTTCCTTGCGAACAACATCCGCCGCATGAAGGCGCTCTATATGGCGGTGTCGTTGCCTCCAACGTTCCAGTTCCCCGAAGAATCCGCGCGGGGTAAGCTCATTTCGGAATGCGTGATGCCGGTCGCCGCGGAACACAACATCCCCTTTGCGTTGATGATTGGCGTAAAGCGCGGCATTAACACCGCCCTGCGGCTCGCGGGCGATGGCGTGGCGCGCGCGGATGTGACCGCGGTCGAGTCGTTGTGCGCGGCTTACCCACGGAACAAGTTCATGGTTACGATGCTTTCGCGCGAGAATCAGCACGAACTGTGCATCGTTGCGCGGAAGTTCCCGAACCTTCTCTTGTTCGGGTGCTGGTGGTTTCTTAACAACCCCAGCCTCATCGAAGAGATGACGCGCATGCGATTCGAACTGCTTGGCACGTCGGTCATCCCACAGCACTCCGACGCGCGCGTCCTGGAGCAGGTCATCTACAAGTGGGAGCATTCGCGCACGATTATCGCGAAGGTGCTCGCGGACAAGTACGCGGATCTCGCCGCCACGGGCTGGGGCGTTCTGGAGGAAGAAATCCGCCGGGATGTGGCGGGCCTTCTTGGCGGCTCGTTTTGGGATTTCCTTAAATAGGCGGCGCGATCACGGATTCTTCCGGTGCCGCGTTGCGAGCTCCGCAAACAGGCCACGGTTATCTTTTATGCCCGCCGACTCGTTATCGTCCGGCCACGGCAGGAAAAGCACAGGAACCATGAACTTGGGCAGACCGTCGAGCAGCGCCGCCTCTAGTTCCCTGGGGTCGAGCAAATGGCGTTCGTCCATGCGCACGAAAGCCGCCGGCCGAACGCCAAACTCCGGGCACGGCACCGGCACGACAAGCGCTTGAACCACTCCCGGGGCACGGCAAAGGTGGCGTTCGATTTCCTCGGGATGGACGTTCTCACCACCCGAGATGAACATATTGTCCTTGCGCCCGAGGATATGCAGGTTGCCGTCTTCGTCGAATCGGCCCAGATCGCCCGTCGCAAACCAGCCGTCTTCGCCCAGGGGCAGTCTTATGACGCTGCCTTCGAGATAGCCCATGAAAAGCGTCCTGCCTCGCACCATCACTTCTTTGTCCGGCGCGACGGTTACGGTATTGGGCACGAGCGGTTTTCCTGACGACAACAGCGCTTCAAGAGGCGCGTCGCGCCGGGACGTGGAAACCTGCGACGCCATTTCGGTGAGTCCGTAACTGACGTAGATCGGCAGATTCTGGTCTTTGGCCTCGCGAATCAGCGGAGCAGGTATTGAACTGCCTCCGAGAAGAATCACGCGCAGTCTCCGCAATGCTTCACGGCCGCTTCGCGACCGCAACAATCGAAACAACTGCGTTGCGACCAGCGACACGTGCGTGATCCGGTGTGCGGGGATGGAATCCTCGAGGGCTTCGCCGATTCCCGGAACCACGACAGTCCCCCCGCCCAGCATGCACCGAAACAGAATTCCCAGTCCCGAGACGTGAAACAAGGGCAGCGACAAAAGCCAGCGGTCGCCCGGTTCCACTGGAATGTTCTCATTCGACGCGGAAGCGTTGAACCAGTGGTTCGCATAGCTGTGCAGTACGTGCTTGGGCGTGCCTGTGCTCCCCGAACTGGATACGACCGTCGCGGGCCTGTTGAGTGAGTGAGGCGGCGCAGGGGCAGCCCCTTCGTAGGCTTCCTCAATCAGGTGCTCGACCCGCAGCGTTGCGATGTGACCGAGCTTGATCACCGAGAAGTACTCGTCCACCAGGAGGGCCATCGCGCCGATGCTTTGAATGAGTTCACTCAGGGCCTGTCGTGGTAAGCGTGTATTTAACGGACATGCGACGGCTCCCAATTGGAAACACGCGTGCAGTATCAGAACGTACGAAGCAGACGATGCTGCCGCTATCGCGACCCGGTCGCCGGGTCCGATTCCGGCAACGCGGAGAGCGCCTGCAACGCCGGCAACCAAGGACGCCATTTCTCGGTAGGTATAGGAGGAATCCCTGTCGGAGAGGGCGGGAGACTCCCCGAAACGGTTTGCCGCGATGGCCATGGGCCACACCACGTCACTCATTCACCGCCTCCACCAAGGCTTGCTGCCGGAATCGTCCCATCATCGCATTGGTCTCCACAAGGTCCAGCACGGCATCTTCGATCGGCAGCGTTTCCATCAGAACATCTTCGGCCAGCCACGAATAGGTGTCGAGCCCCGCCGCCACGTCGTCGGCGTTGAGACAGGCCGCCACATTCGCCACGAGTCCGAGGCCGAATCCCGATTCGAAGGCCGCGCTCAACACCATCTGGGTGCTGACCGCGCCATCGACGAGATCTCGAAACAACCCAATGGGAGGCAGACCGGCCAGGGTCGGCTTGATCACCCACGCGGCCGCGCTCCGAATCGTCGCGCACAATCGGTTTGGTGCGTCACTTTCGGGAGCCTTGCACAGCAGGCCTTCCCGAAGCCACTGCAGAATGCGCCACCAGCCGACTTGGGTCAAAGTCTCGTCAACAGCATACGCGATTCCGGTCTCATCATGAAGTCTCGCGAGATAGGCCGCGTCCCGGAGCGGCTCCTCGACGTATTGGATACGGCAGTCTCCCAATCCCCGCGCAAAACGCACCGCGTCTTCGTAGACCCAGGCCTGATTGGCATCCAGTCGTAGCGTCGCGCTCTCGCCGATCGCTTCCCGAACCGCGTGAACGGTCGCCAAGTCATCATCCACGCGGCTCTGGCCAATCTTCAACTTGAACGTCCGGTATCCGTCGTCCAGCCTTCGTGCAACTTGCTCGAGGACGTCTTCGCGCGCGCCCAACAGCAGCGCGTTCAACGATACCGCTTCGCGGCAACGCGGATTGAGCAGTTGTCCCAGCGTTTTGCCTTCCGCCTGCGCGTGCAAATGCAGGAGGGCCGCTTCCACGCCAAACCGCACCGAAGCAAACGAGCGGTCCCAAGGCCGCGCGCCGTAGGGTTCCGCATCCAACGTATATTCGCTCTTGGTCAGAGCAGAGACGACATGGCGCGCACTGGCCAGCGCCGATTCCATGTTCTCCAGGCTGAAACCGGGCAGCGGCGCTACTTCGCCGTATCCAATCGCGCCATCGGCGGATTCGATCGCGATCAGGTATCCTTCACGTTTCGCGACGGTCTTGCCGCGCAAAATTAAGGGGCGCTTCAGTTGCAGTGCGTACTGATAGTAGCGCGCCCCCCGTATTCTCATAGCGCCCAGCCTGCCGAGAACACGATGCTGAAGACAATCAGGAGACGACCCGTCTCGCCAAGCGCGCGATTCAAGGCGGCGCCGTCGGTCGATCGGTAAACAGTTCGAAGTGTGCGTGATGCCAGCGGCAACGTCACGGCAGGCACAACCCACATGAGCATGTTGCCGGTTACCCAGTAGAAATGAAGCGGCAGCACCAGGCAAGCGAGCAAGATGCACGCCTGAAATTCCAAACGCGCAAACCCTCGCCCGAACCGGACCGCCAGCGTCTTCTTGCCCGAAATCTTGTCTTGCTCGACATCGCGCAGATTGTTGACCGTGAGCAACGCGACCGAGATTAGGCCGGGCGCAATGCCCGCAAGCAGCAGATCGAAGACACCCGGCATCGCCACCGCGGGCGTGAGTTCGAGGCCGTGCAGATAGTACGTGCCGCAAACGGCCACCGGCCCAAAGAAGATTAGGACGAATACGTCGCCGAGACCCAGGTATCCCAGAGGGAACGGGCCGCCTGTGTAGAGAATCCCGCAGACAATGGAGACGAGTCCGATGAGTACAAATGGCCATCCGCCGCGATAGATGATGTACGCGCCGGGAATGAGCGCCGCGGCGAACGTCGCGACAAATGCGAGGCGCATGGTTTTCGGCGAAACAAGGCCCGCCTGCGTGGCGCGGGTCGGACCGATACGTTCCTTGGTGTCAGTGCCCTTCACAAAGTCGAAATAGTCGTTGGCGAAATTGGTGCCGATTTGAATGAGCATGGCGCCCAGCAACGCGGACACCAGCGACGGCCAATGGATATCGAGCATATCGGCATAGGCTATCGCTGTTCCGATGATGACAGGCGCGACCGCCGCACCCAGGGTCTTTGGGCGCGCGGCCATGAGCCAGATGCGCAGCTTCGATGGGGCGGCGTCAGTCATACAAACTTCTCCATCCGCCGCATTAAGGATACCGGTTGAACTTCTTGAAGTCGGGTTTGCGCTTCTCGTTGAAGGCGTTGCGGCCTTCCTGGCCTTCTTCGGTCATGTAGAACAGGAGCGTCGCATTGCCAGCCAATTCCTGCAATCCGGCTTGACCATCGCAATCCGCATTCAGCGCCGCTTTCAAGCATCGGATCGCCATCGGCGAATTCGCGAGAATCTCACGGCACCATTGCACGGTTTCTTCTTCCAGCTTTTCCAGCGGGACCACGGCGTTCACGAGTCCCATATCGAGTGCCTGTTGCGCGTTGTATTGACGGCAGAGATACCAGATCTCTCGCGCCTTCTTTTGGCCCACGATCCGCGCCATGTAACTGGCGCCGAACCCGCCGTCGAAGGAACCCACCTTGGGCCCCGTTTGGCCGAAGACCGCGTTTTCAGCGGCTATGGTGAGATCGGCGACCAGATGCAGAATGTGGCCGCCGCCGATCGCGTATCCTGCGACCATCGCGACGATCGGTTTCGGGCATGTGCGCATTTGCCGCTGGAAGTCGAGCACGTTCAAGCGCATCGTGTTCTTGGCGTCGTCCTTGTATCCCGCGTCGCCGCGAATCTTCTGATCGCCACCGGAGCAAAACGCTTTGTCGCCTTCGCCCGTTAAGATGATGACGCCAATTTCCGGATCGAAGCGCGCGTCGTGCAGCGCGTGCGCCATCTCGTCCACGGTTAGCGGCCGAAACGCATTGCGCACGCGGGGACGATTGATTGTGATCTTCGCAATCCCCTCCGCCTTGTGGTACTTGATGTCCGTATACGTCCCTGCTTCAATCCAATTCACCGAGGCCATTCGTCTACTCCTCACTGCCTTCTAGAAATGCCTTCACCACTTTAGTATATGCGGACGGGATTTCGTAGTGCACGCAATGCCCGGCTCCCGGCATCACGTTCAGAGACGCCGCTGCACAGGTCCGCTCCATTTCCTGGCCCAACGCAACGAACTTCGAATCGTCTGCCCCCGCCACAAGCAACGCTGGAATGGTATTGGCCGCAAGCTCGTTCCACAACGGCGCCTGCACGCCTGTACCCATT is from Candidatus Hydrogenedentota bacterium and encodes:
- a CDS encoding glucuronate isomerase — translated: MDKQAQAGFIWKELFINRSPYSEACRGVLTALDKLGLDVKARDLNALRAGFTNVDIEAHVNKVLRVANLTSVVMTNDPFDAVERPVWESAYEGDPRFHAALRIDPLLNDWENACPKLREWGYDVQPELGLKCVREVRRFLANNIRRMKALYMAVSLPPTFQFPEESARGKLISECVMPVAAEHNIPFALMIGVKRGINTALRLAGDGVARADVTAVESLCAAYPRNKFMVTMLSRENQHELCIVARKFPNLLLFGCWWFLNNPSLIEEMTRMRFELLGTSVIPQHSDARVLEQVIYKWEHSRTIIAKVLADKYADLAATGWGVLEEEIRRDVAGLLGGSFWDFLK
- the menE gene encoding o-succinylbenzoate--CoA ligase gives rise to the protein MSDVVWPMAIAANRFGESPALSDRDSSYTYREMASLVAGVAGALRVAGIGPGDRVAIAAASSASYVLILHACFQLGAVACPLNTRLPRQALSELIQSIGAMALLVDEYFSVIKLGHIATLRVEHLIEEAYEGAAPAPPHSLNRPATVVSSSGSTGTPKHVLHSYANHWFNASASNENIPVEPGDRWLLSLPLFHVSGLGILFRCMLGGGTVVVPGIGEALEDSIPAHRITHVSLVATQLFRLLRSRSGREALRRLRVILLGGSSIPAPLIREAKDQNLPIYVSYGLTEMASQVSTSRRDAPLEALLSSGKPLVPNTVTVAPDKEVMVRGRTLFMGYLEGSVIRLPLGEDGWFATGDLGRFDEDGNLHILGRKDNMFISGGENVHPEEIERHLCRAPGVVQALVVPVPCPEFGVRPAAFVRMDERHLLDPRELEAALLDGLPKFMVPVLFLPWPDDNESAGIKDNRGLFAELATRHRKNP
- the menC gene encoding o-succinylbenzoate synthase — protein: MRIRGARYYQYALQLKRPLILRGKTVAKREGYLIAIESADGAIGYGEVAPLPGFSLENMESALASARHVVSALTKSEYTLDAEPYGARPWDRSFASVRFGVEAALLHLHAQAEGKTLGQLLNPRCREAVSLNALLLGAREDVLEQVARRLDDGYRTFKLKIGQSRVDDDLATVHAVREAIGESATLRLDANQAWVYEDAVRFARGLGDCRIQYVEEPLRDAAYLARLHDETGIAYAVDETLTQVGWWRILQWLREGLLCKAPESDAPNRLCATIRSAAAWVIKPTLAGLPPIGLFRDLVDGAVSTQMVLSAAFESGFGLGLVANVAACLNADDVAAGLDTYSWLAEDVLMETLPIEDAVLDLVETNAMMGRFRQQALVEAVNE
- a CDS encoding 1,4-dihydroxy-2-naphthoate polyprenyltransferase — encoded protein: MTDAAPSKLRIWLMAARPKTLGAAVAPVIIGTAIAYADMLDIHWPSLVSALLGAMLIQIGTNFANDYFDFVKGTDTKERIGPTRATQAGLVSPKTMRLAFVATFAAALIPGAYIIYRGGWPFVLIGLVSIVCGILYTGGPFPLGYLGLGDVFVLIFFGPVAVCGTYYLHGLELTPAVAMPGVFDLLLAGIAPGLISVALLTVNNLRDVEQDKISGKKTLAVRFGRGFARLEFQACILLACLVLPLHFYWVTGNMLMWVVPAVTLPLASRTLRTVYRSTDGAALNRALGETGRLLIVFSIVFSAGWAL
- the menB gene encoding 1,4-dihydroxy-2-naphthoyl-CoA synthase gives rise to the protein MASVNWIEAGTYTDIKYHKAEGIAKITINRPRVRNAFRPLTVDEMAHALHDARFDPEIGVIILTGEGDKAFCSGGDQKIRGDAGYKDDAKNTMRLNVLDFQRQMRTCPKPIVAMVAGYAIGGGHILHLVADLTIAAENAVFGQTGPKVGSFDGGFGASYMARIVGQKKAREIWYLCRQYNAQQALDMGLVNAVVPLEKLEEETVQWCREILANSPMAIRCLKAALNADCDGQAGLQELAGNATLLFYMTEEGQEGRNAFNEKRKPDFKKFNRYP